Within the Channa argus isolate prfri chromosome 12, Channa argus male v1.0, whole genome shotgun sequence genome, the region cTTGGCAGATTCTGTCACCCTCATACCTACAGTCCAACATAGTTCCTCCTCATCGAGCTCTGTGAGACATTTTTGACACCTTGTCCCACCCAAAGCAAAGAGCAAATATTTGGATCATACTGTATACTCAGATTGTCGTGACATGAAAAAATGCTCTGCATTTATGTCCCACTCTTCTCTCATCTAAGTTTCTTCCTCCTATTTCCCATCTCATCCACTGACCCTGATGTGATCTAGTAGCCATATCTTGCCTCTGAATTCCCTCTAAGACCTGCTTTCTCCTGTTGCATAGTTTAAATAATGAGAGATCTCCAGTTTGAAGTATATTTGCgtacactcccctccaaaagtattggaacagtgaggccaattccttttttttttgctgcagactgaaaacatttttgtttgacatcaaaagatgaatatgagaccaacgtatcagcttttatttccaggtttttacatctggatctgatagGTGTGTTTGACAGGTGTATTTTGTTGCCCAGATGTGTCCTATGACACTGATTATTCAAACTGAATGTCTACACTCAGTTTCAGATTTGGGTTTTGCCTGTCGTAGCTTGGGCTGCATGGCTTCTTCTGAGATGGACTCATTAATCTTTattgatgatgtaacacatgatggcagcagcaaaatgaacgcaaaagtctacagaaacattttgtctgccaatttcaagaaagatgcaaccaaacTGTTTAGATCGTTAATTAAGCAGCAagataatgacccaaaacaacaaaggaaaacatcagaaaacatcTCTCAAGAAGAGACATAAACCCTATAAAGCATGAATTTTGGCTGAGGAGGCTGAAGCctggaaaagcatcacaaaagaagaatTCAAAACTTTGGTGATGTCAATGGGTCACAGGCTTTATGCAGTTATTGCTACTAAATATTAAGTCTTATTtactttaatctattttaaatctatctgttccaatacttttgctcaaattaaaaatgggCTGGGTCAAACAaaagttgtgtatcagatccagatgttgatttcttgtctcatattcatattcatatagTCAGTATGACTATATATATGTGATTTACATTCACTGATATGAGACAGACTCCTGCTGTATCAGCAGGAGTCTGTCTGCTGTGTCTTTGTTGTCCTGCGTCCTCACAGACTTAGTGACAGTTCCTACATCTCAGCATGTAGGACTGATATCTGTGAGGGTTCTGTCCAAAGAGTGTGGACTGTTCCAGGAGGCAgacaagtggacatttgtgtgtctgtgtgtgtttcagtttccCAGCATGCTTTAAGTGTAGAGGTATATGAGGGACAGGAGTCTGTCCTCCTGGTGTGCCAGGTCAGCGTCTCTGTTTCCCAGAGGTCCACGGTGGTGTGGAGCCGTGAAGAACTGAAAAACCCAGAAGTTCATGTTCGTCAGCCGAGTGGTGATGATCACACTGACCAGAATCAGCGTTACACCGACCGGACATCAATGAGGACTGATGCCCTGCAGACTGGAGACCTCAGCCTCACTCTGACAAAACCCACCATCAGTGACAGTGACACCTACACCTGCAACGTCCGTAGGATGGGAGAACTACTGAGCCAGACGGAAGAACAGCTGCTGGTCAGAGGTCAGTGCTATGgatacaggtcagaggtcaacacAAGAGGTATCAATACCATCAATTTGAGTTTTTCTAACAGTAGAGTGATGAACACTGATTACAACTTAGGAACagatgtgtcatttttattttattttatataagtaTTTCAATCACTTTCTACCTGCTGTCTGATGGAATTTCCTCTGATCCTGGTTCACTGTGCTGCTAATCAACATCTTATGACTTTTTATTGGTGACAAAGTGACATGTCCGGTGGTTTGGTTTTACTCCGCCACAGCTTCCTGCCTCTTCAATATGGTTTAAAAAAGGTAACTCTGCAAACAGCTGTGTGAAACGGTTGTGATGTGTCTTTAGAAGGCTGCAGGGCTTTGATGGACTGAAGGACACGTTTTTCATGGCCAAAGTGACGTCTGTTTTCAGCATAACGTCTGAGACAAATGTCCCTTTGTGCTGCCTTGtttgaaatgtctttgtgtctgcagcATGGTGCATGGGTGATTTGGATGAACTGAATTGTCACGTTGTTTGTGTTGACTACAGAACGTCCTCCTCCGGTCTGGCCCTGGGTTCTAGTCCTGATCATCCTCCTTCTCCTGGCTGccctctgtctgtttgtgtatgttgcaTATACAcggatgaagaagaggagagcagGTATGTCTGCACAGTCACTGTGGTAGTGTAGTTCACTCCAAACCACCTGGACCCCATCTGATCCAGGTTTATTCATTTCAAATCATCTGAACCTTGTAGTCTTCTTCAGAAAATCTTTCAGATAAGACGATTTCTGCTCCTCTCAGACTTCCAGGTTGGCATAGTGGAGGTGACAGAGGGCGTGGAATCTGTCCTGCTGCCCTTTAAACCCACAGTAAACCTGTCTGGGAATATCCGAGTCAAGTGGAGTCGCTCAGACTCTGAACCTGTGACAGTCCACGTTTGCCAGAACGGCCGCAACGAGCCTCACAAACAGGATGAGGCTTACAGAGGCCGGACAGAGATGAAGGAAGACCTGCTGAAAgttggagacctcagtctgaccctgagtAAGCCCTGCCGTGATGACCGTGGTGTCTACGTCTGCACCATCTACAAGAATGGAAAGTTCCTGACGCAGAAAAAAGTGGCCCTGTGTGTCAGAGGTTAGTCCTGTAAATCCAGCACAAAGGTTGATCAGTAACTAAAAACGACTTAAATAGTTACAACACAGCACCAGTCCGACCCATGTTGAAACTTTGCAGCATGTTAAACATGTTGAATCAGCATCAGTTCTAAAGACAGACCACTTCTGTACTGACATTTGCAACTTCTTATCAAACATACTCTCAATTAAATGTAGCTAAAACTGTCTGTGGTGTAAGAGATTAGTACGACTGCTCTGTCGTACCCGGGACCGTTAAGGTTTTTAGGTCGTACACAGGTAGGTCTGCCCATCCCCGTTTGGTGAACATGATATCTTAGGAACGTCATGAAACTTCAGAAATGTCCAACTGGCCTCAAGGACAAACGTATGGAGCCAGAACAGGGATATTAAtaactgaaaaaggaaaaattggCGCTGAAACAAAGTTCAATTGGTATTGGAGAAAAGTATTGGtagtaaaaaaaactgcactgaaaagtaaaacacaggtttaaaaaaatccaagctTTCATTAAACACTATGCTCAtacaataaatgacattaaacttccctctcaCTTctctatatcaaaatatctctactctctacttctagctacAAAATGCCTCCATACAACATAACCTGGAGGATAATTCAGTTCAATTCCTGTCGTCTTGTTGCTCACTATAAGGTTTGTAACCTgtttttccacagctcctccagatgacatcatgtgaACTCCTCATGATGagaaactcctccgggtgatgtcatctggaagagtttttcagcaagaagcagagaaatattttaatatagagaagtcagagggaagtttgtacatttacagcctaaacaagttaaaaatgggtgaagttgccctttaaaataTAGGGACGAAAAGTCACACAAGATTCTTTTGAAACGTTTACATCAGTTAAAACGTTAATATTTGCGACTGACACTGGCAGTGAGACCTATTTAAAAAACTAgaagttcactttgttttactttcataTTCTGTGTGGACCTTACAGGTCATGTTGTCAGCTCtcctccatccaggatctcactctgaatctgtgctttgtttatCTGCTTTCTTTTCTCACAGCAGTCGAGAGATAGAAGCTTCGTCTACAGACCGTTTATTCTCTTTTAATGCTTGTGCAGCTGAAAGCCTGGATCTCCTGAGCCTGGTTAAAGTGAAGGAGGACAGGACAGGAGAACATACAGAGTTCTGCATCTTCACGAGTGTCTGTGTCTCCTCCAAGATCTATAGACTTGGAAGAGATGAAGACATTGCTCGCTTTGAATCCTTTTTTCAATTCAGGACATTATAAATAGTGGACAGAGAGGAGAAAGTTAAACATGTGGAACAAAATCTCTTTGTCATGAAGAGAGTACAAGCAGTTTAACCTGTAGAAATCACCTGTGGTCCTCTATTCACTAAACCCATGCTGCTTGTTATGTTGCTACAATGAACTGTTGACTGTCGGTCTCCTGTCTTCTCAGCCTTCCAGGTAGCAACCATGGAGGTGACAGAGGGGGTGGAGTCTGTGCTGCTGCCCTGTAAAATCACAGCTGGTCTTCCTGAGGACGTCACGGTGGAGTGGAAAGTCACAGTTCCTAAACCCATGATGGTCCACGTGTATCAAAACAACCAAACCCAGCCAGACAAACAGCACGAGGTTTACAGAGGCCgcacagagatgaagaaagacCCAATgcaaactggagacctcagtctgaccctgagtGACCCCAGAGTCGATGATGGAGGTGTCTACATCTGCGCTGTCTACAGAGATGGAGAAACCCTGCAACAGAAAAGAGTGGCACTCTGTGTCAAAGGTCAGTGTAGAGACATTCTGTCCACTAATCTAATAAAAACCACAGACGTTGCCACGGTAACAGGGTGCCAACATGAATCTCAACAGactaaagaaacaacaacacaaagaaaaattagaAATTCTAAATAACGTTTGCACTCACATCAGAGTAGATCTGTAGTCTCTCAGTGCGTCTGCtacagctgctgtctgtctctgcagtTCATCTTCTTATTCCTGTCCTCTCAGTCTGTCAGGTAGAGAAGGTGGAGATAACGGAGGGGGTGAAAACTGCCCTGCTGCCCTTCCAAACCAGAGGTCAGCTGCCTGAGGACGTCACAGTGGAGTGGAGACGCTCAGACCCCAAACCCATGGTGGTCCATCTGTTTCAGAACGGCCAGAACCAGCCAGACACACAGGACGAGGTTTACAGAGGCCGCACAGAGATGAAGACAGACCCCATGggaactggagacctcagtctgaccctgagaAAACCCCAGTTTGATGATGGTGGCGTCTACATCTGCACCGTCTACACAGATGGAGAAACCTTGGCACAGAAAATAGTTGTACTCTGCATCCAAGGTCAGTGAGAGTCCAGTAAAAAGTTCAGTCAGAACCAGAAAGTTTGAAAAATGGGACAGTTCCAATACAAACAGATGCAGTTTTAGGTAACTGTAACTGCATCCACTCAATCACCTAAAAGTGTCATAGCCCCTAAACCAAACATCTGAAAAGATGGAAGATGATCCAGTCTTACTTATCTGTGTGTGctaaaagtatgtgaacctctAGGATTATCAGTTAATTTCAAGGGAAACAGAGTCAGGTGTTTGAATAAATGGAATGACAATCAGGTGAGTCTGCGGGGTCTGGGTCTATACCGTCAAAGTCTGATCTTGATAACATAGGTTTGTAGAAGTGTGCCATGGCTCCAACAAAGGAGATTTCTCTACAGGCCAAACCGTGTTGGTCATATAACAGTAAAGTGTTGCAGTTTGATCTTTTTAGTTTGTGTCCCTGCATCCATGCCCCctcaacagtttcttttttatttctgaaggCCTTAGATAAGTTATTGATGCTCACCAGGATGGAAAGAGTTACAAAAGAGTTTGGACTCCAACAGTCACCTATCAGGCAGATCATGCAAACGTGGAGAACATTCAACACTACTCTTACTTTCCCCGGTAGTGTAGACCAACAGAGATCAGACCGAGAGCAGAGGTGTGAAATAGTCCCGGAAGTCACGGAGAACCTCAGGCTAAAATCTAGAAACTAAACATCTCTCCCGCAGCGGCTAAAATCTTAAGTCGACCATCAGGAGATCAGTGAACAACAATGGTGaacatggcagagctgcaggaggaaGCTGCTACTCTCCACCATTGCTGCCTGTCTGCAGTTTGTTTAAGACCATGTAAATAAACCAGTAGGTTTTTGGAAGAATGttctgtggactgatgagaccaAATTAGACCTTTTTGGTTTGAATGTTTTATCTTTGGTGCTGACCAAACCCTGCATCCTAATACACCTTATCCTGTCCCTCCTGTGAATAGGGGTGTTAGCAGTATAAAGATCTGGACCTGCTTTGTCTTTTCTGGACTAGGACGACTTGTGCTCATTAATGAAGCTATGAATTCTGAGTTGGATCAGCAAATCACACATTTTGTCGTGTGTAACaattcacatacttttgccagATACAGATATTTAATGTTTGATCATTTTCCACAGTGAATAAATGAATAGGTGTGATGTTTGTGTCTCATGTGAGAATCTGATCATGGTTTAGATCAAATTTATGCAGAATTCGAGAAATTTCCAGGCACCACTGtatcatttgtatttgttgcttGTCTCCTCTGCAGAGGACTGGAAGACAACTATGGAGTTATTGTATCAAGACGACGGGAAGAAGAACAACACAACACTTCATCAGCTCCTTGGATTTATATGTATGTTCACTTCTTCTGTCCTTGTTTTTCCTgcctgttgctgtg harbors:
- the LOC137137980 gene encoding butyrophilin-like protein 2, whose amino-acid sequence is MKLCGFCSLMMFVVFVILLFVSQHALSVEVYEGQESVLLVCQVSVSVSQRSTVVWSREELKNPEVHVRQPSGDDHTDQNQRYTDRTSMRTDALQTGDLSLTLTKPTISDSDTYTCNVRRMGELLSQTEEQLLVRERPPPVWPWVLVLIILLLLAALCLFVYVAYTRMKKRRADFQVGIVEVTEGVESVLLPFKPTVNLSGNIRVKWSRSDSEPVTVHVCQNGRNEPHKQDEAYRGRTEMKEDLLKVGDLSLTLSKPCRDDRGVYVCTIYKNGKFLTQKKVALCVRAFQVATMEVTEGVESVLLPCKITAGLPEDVTVEWKVTVPKPMMVHVYQNNQTQPDKQHEVYRGRTEMKKDPMQTGDLSLTLSDPRVDDGGVYICAVYRDGETLQQKRVALCVKVCQVEKVEITEGVKTALLPFQTRGQLPEDVTVEWRRSDPKPMVVHLFQNGQNQPDTQDEVYRGRTEMKTDPMGTGDLSLTLRKPQFDDGGVYICTVYTDGETLAQKIVVLCIQEDWKTTMELLYQDDGKKNNTTLHQLLGFIYETVDIRNRSSSTDSTPLMAVG